DNA sequence from the Nitrospinota bacterium genome:
CGTCTGGAGGACAATCTGTGGAAGGTGATATGGAGCCATCATCACATTCTCATGGACGGATGGTCGGTGGGCAATGTGATGAAAGAGCTTATGGCGGTGTACCTTGCCATGAAAAAAGGGACAAGGCCGGCCCTCGCCCCGCCGCCTCCATACGCTGAATACATAAAGTGGCTCGAAAAGCTGGACAAGTCCGCCTCGGGGGACTACTGGAAGCGTTACCTTGCCGGTTATGAAAAGCCGGTGACTTTCCCACGCTTGAAACGTCCATCTGGCAAACGGGAGATAAAGGACTTCAGATTCTCGTTTGATGAAACGTTGACCTCCCAGGTGGAGCGCTTCACCCGGGAGCGCGGCGTCACGCTGGGGGCTGTCACGCAGGGGGCGTGGGGCGCCCTTATGGCAAGGTATAACGGGGTGGACGACGTGGTGTCCGCTTCCGTCGTCTCCGGAAGGCCGCCGGAACTTGAGGGGGTGGAGTCCTATGTGGGGCTTTTCATAAACGCAATACCTGTCCGCTCCCGGATCGGGGCCTCCACATCCTTCGCCGGGTTGACGGAGAGCCTTATGCGGGACGCGGCCGATGGCGCGGCCCACCACTATTATCCGCTGGGTAAAATACAGACGGCCCATCCTCTCGGGCGCAATCTTCTGGACCATGTGACGGCCCTGGAAAACTATCCTGTCCAGGAGCGGCTAAACGATCCGGCGCTGTATGAAGACCTCGGGTTTGCCCCAGTTAGCTTTGAATGGACCGAGCGCACCAACTACGACTACGATTTTATGGCCATCCCCGGCAAGCGGCTGGACTTCCATGTGACGTACGACTCGAACATGTTCGATGCAGGGCAGATGGAGGCGATGGCGGGGCATCTTGAGAACATCGTCCGTTCGGCCGCCGCCGACCCCCTCGCGCCGCTGAATAAAATGGACATCCTTGCCCCGGCAGAGAGAGAACGGATACTGTTCGAGTTTGGCGGGCCCGCCTCCATAAATCCACCGGATGGGACCGTCTTGAACCTTATCGAAGAGAACGCCCGTAAAACTCCCGATGCGGCAGCGCTGGTGTGCGCCGGACGGCGGCTTACCTATTCGCAATTGAACCAACGCGCCAACCGGATCGCCGGAAGGCTTATAAAAGCTTACGGTGTGCGCCCCGGGGACATTGTGGGTGTGATGATGGAAAAGAGCGAGCGGGCGGTGGTTGCCATCCTCGCCATCTTAAAGGCGGGCGCGGCGTACCTGCCTTTGGACCCGGAGCATCCGGAGAAAAGGACAGCCGGCATACTGGCGCAGGCAGGCGCGAAAATGCTTATCACCGAACAGCGCGTGGCCGAAGGGATGGAGTTTGACGGCATCCTGGACTTCATCATGCCGCAAACCGGGATCGTGACCACCCCCCCCCGCTCCAGCATACAGGAGCTGGACTCGCTCCCCTACGCGGACAGGTCGGTGATCAATTACGAGAAATACCACAACTTCATCGGCCAGTCCGTGGCAAAGCGCGCTATGGCCATCCAGTCCACCCGGGGATGCCCATACCTTTGCGCCTACTGCCACAAAGTGTGGCCGAAAAAGCACAAGCGCCGCTCCGCCGAAAACCTTTTCGGCGAGGTGAAAAAACTGCATGACTGCGGTGTGCGCAGGTTCGTGTTCATAGACGATATTTTCAACATGGACCGCGCCAACAGCGCAAGGTTCTTCGAGATGGTGATCCGCGCCCGGCTGGACATACAGATATTCTTCAGCAACGGGCTGCGGGGGGACACGCTGACCCCGGACTACATAGACCTTATGGTGGAGGCTGGGACGAAGAGCATGGCCCTGGCGCTGGAGACCGCGTCGCCACGCCTGCAGAAACTGATGAAGAAAAACCTGCGCCTCGAGCGGTTCAAGGAAAACCTGGACTATATCGCCGCCCGCCACCCGCAGGTGATCCTGGAGCTTTTCACCATGCACGGCTTCCCCACGGAGACGGAGGAAGAGGCCATGATGACGCTGGATTTCATCCGCGGGATAAAGTGGATACATTTTCCCTATGTGTTCATCCTCCGCATTTTCCCGGACACGGACATGGCAAGGCTGGCGATGGACAACGGCGTGAGCGCGGAAGCGATAAAAGCTTCCGCCACGCTGGGCTACCACGAGCTGCCGTCAATACTGCCATTCCCGGCCAGCTTTTCAAAACGATATCAGATGACGTTCCTGAACGAGTACTTCCTCTCGCGCGAGCGGCTGATTTCCGTGCTGCCGCGCCAGATGGCGCTTTTGAGCGAGGACGAGCTTGTCCAGAAATACAACAGCTATCTGCCAAAAGACATCCGGTCGTTCGGCGATTTTCTGGAGCTTGCGGGGCTTTCAATGGAAGACCTGCGGGGGGCGGCCTTCGCGGAGGACGGCGCAAAGCAGTCCGCCGGGCTCAACAGCAGGCTCGCCGCCGCGTTCCCCTCGCCTAACCCTGAGAAAGGGGCGCTCCGCGTCCTGCTGCTCGACCTTTCGCAGAATTTTACGAAGGACAAAACCCTCCTGTACGATGTGATGGAGCCGCCGCTTGGGCTTGCGCTGCTGGCCACAAGGCTGAAAAACGAGTTCGGCCCCAAAGTGGAGGTGAAGATAGCCAAGGCCCGCGCCGATTTCGACAGTTTTGAAGAATTGCGCGCGCTGATGGACGACTTCCGGCCGGACCTGACCGGGGTGCGCTCATTGACCTATTACAGGAGCTTTTTCCACAAGACGGTGTTCCTTGTCCGTCAATGGGGATATGAAGGCGCCATCATCGCCGGCGGCCCCCATGCGACCAGCGCAACGGCGGACACATTGCGAAATCCCGGCGTGGCCTTCGCCGCCCTGGGGGAAGGGGAGGAGACGCTGGCGGAGCTTGTGCGTGAAACGATCAATAACAAAGGGCGGCTTCCCGGCAGGGACGTATTGGGCCGCGTGGCAGGCGCCGCCATGGCGCGTGATGCGCGGAACGGCGCTGAATATCCTCGAGCCGCGCTTTTTGAAAAGCTGGAAAGGGACTCAGCCGCGCTCTCCGCCGAAGACATAAACGAGGCGAAAAGCGACGGCCTTGCGTATGTGATCTTTACCTCCGGCTCCACTGGGGAGCCCAAGGGGGTGATGGTGGAGCACAGGCAACTATGCAACCTGGTCACATGGATCGGCAGTGACATGTATTCAACGCTTCCCAAGCCTGTCAACGAAGCCATGCTTCCGTCGCTTGTGTTCGACGTGTCGGCCCAGCAGATTTTCGGAGCGCTCTCCACCGGGAACACTCTGCATGTAATAGAGGACGACGTGCGGCTCGACCCTCAAATGTTGCTCGATTATCTTCGCGAGAACGAAATCCATGTCGTCAACTTCACTCCGACGCTGTTGCGGCGCGCTCTATCGTCCGCCGGATCGCGGAATCCGGGCTGGGCGCTAAGGCACGTGATCGTGGGGGCGGAGCCTTTGTGGATGGAGGACGTGGAATCGTTTTACTCCACGCCGGCCAACCGGGGGATCGTCATGCGCAACATGTACGGCCCAACCGAATGCTGCGTGGACGCCACCAGTTTCGTATTCGGCTTTTCAGCGCCGTTAGAGTGGAATAGCGTGCCCATAGGCAGGCCCATAGGTAACGCCCGGGCGCTGATTCTCGACGGCGCCGGGCTGCCGGTCCCCGCCGGGGTGGAAGGGGAGCTTTATGTGTCCGGCGCGGGGGTGGCCAGGGGATATGTTAAAGATGACGGCGGCGGAAGGTTCATGGCCGATCCGTTCGCGCCGGGCTTGCGCATGTACCGTACCGGCGACATGGCGCGATGGCTGCCGGGCGGGAACATAGAATTTCTGGGCCGGATGGACAACCAGGTGAAGGTTCGCGGCCACAGGATAGAACTGGGCGAGATAGAGAACAGGCTGCGATCCCATCCAAGGGTGTCCGGGGCGGCGGCGATCTTGCGCAAGACGGACGAGGGCGAAAGCGAGCTTGTGGCGTATGTGGCCTCCGGCGACGGGCTGGACGCCGAAGGGCTCCGGGAATATATGGGCGGCCACCTGCCCGATTACATGATCCCATCCCATATAGCGCTGGTGGACAAAATCCCGGTGACACCGGGGGGGAAAGTGGACCTGCGCGCGTTGGATTCCACAGCGGCGCAAGCGGCCCCCACGAATGGCGAGGATAGCGCCGCCCCCCGGTCGGAGATGGAAAAGACGGTGGCGGCCATATTCGCCAATACCCTCGGCCAGCCTTCCATGGGGATACATGACAATTATTTTTCGATGGGGGGCGATTCGATTAAGGCCATTCAGATACTGTCGCGGCTGCGGCAGAAAAACCTGAACCTCAAGCTTGCCGACCTTTTTTCGAATCCCACCATAGCCGGAGTGGCGCCTTATGTGGTGAGGCTGGACCGCACCGCGCAACAAGGGCTCATCACCGGGCCGGTCCCGCTCACCCCGATCCAGCGCGCCTTCTTTGAAAGGGACGCCGCGGCGCCTGACCATTTCAACCATTCCATAGCGCTGCGGGCAAAAAAGCCGCTGGATCCGGCGATCCTGGAAAAAGCCCTTTCGGCCGTGTGGGAGTGGCATGACGCGCTGCGCATGAGGTACAGGCGCGATGGGGAAGAGGTCGTCCAGGAATGCGCTGGGCTTGAGAACAGGCTGGATTTCTCATTCAAAGACCTGTCCACGTCCCCGGACGGCGACACGGAGGCCATGCGCGCGATGGGCGAGGCGCAACAGCGGTTCGACCTGGCCACGGGGCCGCTGGCCAGGTTCATCCTGTTCCGGCTTGCCGGCGGCGAGACGCTTTTCATCACCGTCCACCACCTTATCATTGACATGGTCTCGTGGAGATTGTTGCTTGAGGACATTTCCACGGCCTACGAGCAAGCGGCGCGGGGCGGCCAGGCGCGCCTGCCGGCCAAGACCGATTCGTTCCGACAATGGGGCGAGGCCCTTTTGGAATTCGCAAAAAGCCCAAAACTTCTTGCCGAACTTGAAACATGGGCACAGATCGAAAACAGCGAATACGCCGAGCCCGTTCCGGACTTCCCGGGAGGCGGCAACACCTTCGCCAGCGAACATATTGAAAGTTTCACCCTGCAGGCGCAGATGGGGGAGAAACTGACCGGGGAGGCCAACAGGGCATATAACACCACGCCCGACGAGCTTGTGCTGGCAGCCCTTGGCCAGGCTTTGGAAAAATGGGGGATGAAAGGCGCCACGTTGATCGATCTGGAGGGGCACGGCAGGGAGGAGATCTCGCCGGGGCTGGACATAAGCCGTACCGTCGGCTGGTTCACCTCCACGCACCCTTTCACGCTGGGCCTTGACGGCGCTCCGATGGACGCGCGCATAAAGAGAGTGAAGGAAGCCAGGCGGAAGGTTCCACACAAGGGAATAGGCCACGGGATATTGGGCAGGATCACACCCCGCGAATTGCTGAGGGGAGCCAGATTCACCCAAAAGCCGGGAATAAGTTTCAATTACCTGGGCTTTATTGG
Encoded proteins:
- a CDS encoding AMP-binding protein, with translation MAIEKSNIKNIYPLTPTQEGMLFHALMETSPEAYFNQIIYTLRGDLDADAFEKSWNEIIKRHDTLRTLFTYRNTDRPLQVVLRERPLRASIHDLIGLPQAQKELAAEEIRRADLAKPFDLEQDILMRLYVIRLEDNLWKVIWSHHHILMDGWSVGNVMKELMAVYLAMKKGTRPALAPPPPYAEYIKWLEKLDKSASGDYWKRYLAGYEKPVTFPRLKRPSGKREIKDFRFSFDETLTSQVERFTRERGVTLGAVTQGAWGALMARYNGVDDVVSASVVSGRPPELEGVESYVGLFINAIPVRSRIGASTSFAGLTESLMRDAADGAAHHYYPLGKIQTAHPLGRNLLDHVTALENYPVQERLNDPALYEDLGFAPVSFEWTERTNYDYDFMAIPGKRLDFHVTYDSNMFDAGQMEAMAGHLENIVRSAAADPLAPLNKMDILAPAERERILFEFGGPASINPPDGTVLNLIEENARKTPDAAALVCAGRRLTYSQLNQRANRIAGRLIKAYGVRPGDIVGVMMEKSERAVVAILAILKAGAAYLPLDPEHPEKRTAGILAQAGAKMLITEQRVAEGMEFDGILDFIMPQTGIVTTPPRSSIQELDSLPYADRSVINYEKYHNFIGQSVAKRAMAIQSTRGCPYLCAYCHKVWPKKHKRRSAENLFGEVKKLHDCGVRRFVFIDDIFNMDRANSARFFEMVIRARLDIQIFFSNGLRGDTLTPDYIDLMVEAGTKSMALALETASPRLQKLMKKNLRLERFKENLDYIAARHPQVILELFTMHGFPTETEEEAMMTLDFIRGIKWIHFPYVFILRIFPDTDMARLAMDNGVSAEAIKASATLGYHELPSILPFPASFSKRYQMTFLNEYFLSRERLISVLPRQMALLSEDELVQKYNSYLPKDIRSFGDFLELAGLSMEDLRGAAFAEDGAKQSAGLNSRLAAAFPSPNPEKGALRVLLLDLSQNFTKDKTLLYDVMEPPLGLALLATRLKNEFGPKVEVKIAKARADFDSFEELRALMDDFRPDLTGVRSLTYYRSFFHKTVFLVRQWGYEGAIIAGGPHATSATADTLRNPGVAFAALGEGEETLAELVRETINNKGRLPGRDVLGRVAGAAMARDARNGAEYPRAALFEKLERDSAALSAEDINEAKSDGLAYVIFTSGSTGEPKGVMVEHRQLCNLVTWIGSDMYSTLPKPVNEAMLPSLVFDVSAQQIFGALSTGNTLHVIEDDVRLDPQMLLDYLRENEIHVVNFTPTLLRRALSSAGSRNPGWALRHVIVGAEPLWMEDVESFYSTPANRGIVMRNMYGPTECCVDATSFVFGFSAPLEWNSVPIGRPIGNARALILDGAGLPVPAGVEGELYVSGAGVARGYVKDDGGGRFMADPFAPGLRMYRTGDMARWLPGGNIEFLGRMDNQVKVRGHRIELGEIENRLRSHPRVSGAAAILRKTDEGESELVAYVASGDGLDAEGLREYMGGHLPDYMIPSHIALVDKIPVTPGGKVDLRALDSTAAQAAPTNGEDSAAPRSEMEKTVAAIFANTLGQPSMGIHDNYFSMGGDSIKAIQILSRLRQKNLNLKLADLFSNPTIAGVAPYVVRLDRTAQQGLITGPVPLTPIQRAFFERDAAAPDHFNHSIALRAKKPLDPAILEKALSAVWEWHDALRMRYRRDGEEVVQECAGLENRLDFSFKDLSTSPDGDTEAMRAMGEAQQRFDLATGPLARFILFRLAGGETLFITVHHLIIDMVSWRLLLEDISTAYEQAARGGQARLPAKTDSFRQWGEALLEFAKSPKLLAELETWAQIENSEYAEPVPDFPGGGNTFASEHIESFTLQAQMGEKLTGEANRAYNTTPDELVLAALGQALEKWGMKGATLIDLEGHGREEISPGLDISRTVGWFTSTHPFTLGLDGAPMDARIKRVKEARRKVPHKGIGHGILGRITPRELLRGARFTQKPGISFNYLGFIGGSAMGPLFEPSPLASGRDVSPLNQRVAGLDISCAAWTGGFTLSIRYSGEQYRSDNIKRLLGQIEEGIAAALSLCLKMEATEPTPSDMTYKGLSLQEFEEIFADD